A section of the Fibrobacter sp. UWB15 genome encodes:
- the rplI gene encoding 50S ribosomal protein L9, which translates to MEIILKANVPHLGKMLDVVKVKDGYARNYLFPRKLAVRATKEAKLEIENNRAAVEAQFQKELAAAGDVAAKLSQISVNLERRVVEGERLYGSVTASDIADAITKQGVKVTRAQVALEEPIKQLGVYTVTIKVFSDVEAQVKVWVVAEKA; encoded by the coding sequence ATGGAAATTATTCTTAAGGCCAACGTTCCCCACTTGGGCAAGATGCTTGACGTCGTGAAGGTTAAGGACGGCTATGCCCGTAACTACCTCTTCCCGCGCAAGCTCGCTGTTCGCGCTACCAAGGAAGCCAAGCTCGAAATCGAAAACAACCGCGCTGCCGTCGAAGCTCAGTTCCAGAAGGAACTCGCTGCCGCTGGCGATGTGGCTGCTAAGCTTTCTCAGATTTCTGTTAACCTCGAACGCCGCGTTGTGGAAGGCGAACGTCTGTACGGTTCTGTGACCGCTTCTGACATCGCTGACGCCATCACCAAGCAGGGCGTTAAGGTTACCCGTGCTCAGGTTGCTCTCGAAGAACCGATCAAGCAGCTCGGTGTTTACACCGTGACGATCAAGGTCTTCAGCGACGTTGAAGCTCAGGTCAAGGTTTGGGTGGTTGCAGAGAAAGCCTAA
- a CDS encoding DNA alkylation repair protein: protein MLRFTQEILLALRAISNEEEAHEMSKKAREQFDFLGIRLVPRREVTYPIFDKYPPKDGDELVARVEDMWAQPYREIQYAACDYLFRHRVLLGGQHLAFLKKLIKTRAWRDTVDTLAACVLGDLALRLPALRSKIASWIRDPNVWVRRSAIIFQIQYKDRTDWPLLRQFCLTCAKDDDYYIRNGIGRALSEYARINPTEVRRFVQDNTFAEQTAQEILRLI from the coding sequence ATGCTTCGGTTTACTCAAGAAATATTACTTGCTCTCCGTGCTATCTCTAATGAAGAAGAAGCACATGAAATGTCTAAGAAGGCCCGAGAACAGTTCGATTTCCTTGGAATTCGCCTTGTTCCCCGCCGTGAGGTGACCTACCCCATATTCGACAAGTATCCTCCGAAAGATGGTGACGAATTGGTGGCTAGGGTCGAGGACATGTGGGCACAGCCGTATCGTGAAATCCAGTATGCGGCTTGCGACTACCTGTTCCGCCACAGGGTCCTGCTCGGTGGACAGCACCTTGCCTTCCTTAAAAAGTTAATCAAGACCCGTGCCTGGCGCGATACCGTCGATACGCTCGCCGCTTGCGTCCTGGGTGACTTGGCGCTCCGCTTGCCGGCGCTGCGCTCCAAGATCGCTTCCTGGATTCGCGACCCGAACGTGTGGGTGCGCCGTAGCGCGATCATTTTCCAGATTCAGTACAAGGATCGTACCGACTGGCCGCTGCTCAGACAGTTCTGCCTGACCTGCGCCAAGGATGACGACTACTACATTCGTAACGGTATCGGTCGCGCCCTTTCGGAATACGCCCGAATCAACCCGACCGAAGTTCGTCGCTTTGTGCAGGACAACACCTTTGCCGAACAGACCGCGCAGGAAATCCTCCGCCTGATTTAA
- a CDS encoding PolC-type DNA polymerase III produces MPPKFVAFDLETTGLNNQKDEIIEIGAVKFTVETKNGKVVPKLLGELETFVKPNMMIPAEASAVNHIYDSDVQDAPAVGDAIKKFTEFCGQSSILLAHNANFDASFLRVAYQNNPQLVPGNPVIDSLAISKAIMPEASSHKLGILANMFQRRDEISMKIESDKMHRAVYDCLMLMEVFVALLRRRFKEKDWEMACIMKNMEKYKGIPQFINK; encoded by the coding sequence ATGCCCCCTAAATTTGTCGCCTTCGACCTTGAAACTACAGGTCTTAACAACCAGAAAGATGAAATCATTGAAATCGGTGCCGTCAAGTTCACCGTCGAAACCAAGAACGGCAAAGTCGTGCCCAAGCTGCTCGGCGAGCTCGAAACCTTCGTGAAGCCGAACATGATGATTCCGGCCGAAGCCTCTGCCGTGAACCACATTTACGACAGCGACGTGCAAGACGCCCCCGCCGTGGGTGACGCCATCAAGAAGTTCACCGAATTCTGCGGCCAGAGTTCCATTCTGCTCGCCCACAACGCAAACTTCGACGCAAGCTTTTTGCGTGTCGCCTACCAGAACAACCCACAGCTCGTGCCCGGCAACCCCGTGATCGACTCCCTCGCTATTTCCAAGGCAATCATGCCCGAAGCAAGTTCCCACAAGCTCGGTATTTTGGCTAACATGTTCCAACGCCGCGACGAAATCAGCATGAAGATTGAATCCGACAAAATGCACCGCGCCGTTTACGACTGCCTGATGCTCATGGAAGTGTTCGTGGCCCTGCTCCGCCGCCGCTTTAAGGAAAAGGACTGGGAAATGGCCTGCATCATGAAGAACATGGAAAAGTACAAGGGCATTCCGCAGTTCATCAACAAATAA
- a CDS encoding glycoside hydrolase family 13 protein translates to MFAPAWVKDAIFYQIFPDRFCRSGRYKAVGKFVEWGSKPTRENMFGGNLAGIEDKLEYIAGLGVNAIYLCPIFKSNSNHRYHTVDYFEIDPVLGTLEDFDRLVKKAHKLKLRVILDGVFNHCSRGFFQFNSLMELGEHSPYVDWFHVKGWPLNAYTDKPNYECWWNFPALPKFNTDCPDVREYLFSVGEYWMKRGIDGWRLDVPNEIDDDSFWQEFRRRVKNVNPEAYIVGEIWDEPSRWLKGDQFDGVMNYVFRKATMQFLFDENPISIKEFGERLQKAFPEGRGDIPMNLLGSHDTTRLMSQPCASLERIKLAYTILFFLPGAPCIYYGEELSMKGGKDPDNRRSVPWSKLSEMQSKPLYEFIKQMIALRNKNAVLREGKLEIRSADNGFAIERTLGKKTMTLVVLQEGAEFKFNIV, encoded by the coding sequence ATGTTCGCTCCTGCTTGGGTTAAAGACGCTATTTTTTATCAAATCTTTCCGGATCGGTTCTGCCGTTCGGGGCGTTACAAGGCCGTAGGCAAGTTCGTGGAGTGGGGAAGCAAGCCCACTCGCGAAAACATGTTTGGCGGAAACCTCGCGGGTATTGAAGACAAACTTGAATACATCGCGGGCCTCGGCGTCAATGCGATTTACCTGTGCCCGATTTTCAAGAGCAATTCGAATCACCGCTACCATACGGTGGACTACTTCGAGATTGACCCGGTGCTCGGTACGCTCGAAGATTTTGACCGCTTGGTCAAGAAGGCTCACAAGCTAAAGTTGCGCGTGATTCTGGATGGCGTGTTCAACCATTGTTCTCGCGGATTCTTTCAGTTCAATAGCCTGATGGAGCTGGGTGAGCATTCGCCGTACGTGGATTGGTTCCATGTAAAGGGCTGGCCGCTTAACGCCTATACCGACAAACCGAATTATGAATGCTGGTGGAATTTTCCGGCGCTCCCGAAATTCAATACGGACTGCCCCGATGTTCGCGAGTACCTTTTTAGCGTAGGCGAGTACTGGATGAAGCGTGGCATTGACGGCTGGCGCTTGGATGTTCCGAATGAAATTGACGATGACAGCTTTTGGCAGGAATTCCGCCGCCGCGTGAAGAATGTGAACCCCGAAGCCTATATTGTGGGCGAGATTTGGGACGAACCTTCTCGCTGGCTAAAAGGTGATCAGTTCGATGGCGTGATGAATTACGTGTTCCGCAAGGCGACGATGCAGTTCCTGTTCGACGAGAATCCGATTTCGATCAAGGAATTCGGCGAGCGCTTGCAGAAGGCTTTCCCCGAAGGCCGCGGCGACATTCCCATGAACTTGCTCGGAAGCCACGATACCACGCGCCTGATGTCGCAACCTTGCGCAAGCCTCGAACGAATCAAGCTCGCGTATACGATTCTCTTCTTCTTGCCGGGTGCCCCGTGTATTTATTACGGCGAAGAACTTTCGATGAAGGGCGGCAAGGATCCTGACAACCGCCGTAGCGTGCCGTGGAGCAAACTTTCCGAGATGCAATCCAAGCCGCTGTATGAATTTATCAAGCAGATGATTGCACTCCGCAACAAGAATGCGGTACTGCGCGAAGGAAAACTCGAAATCCGCTCTGCCGACAACGGCTTTGCTATCGAGCGTACCCTCGGCAAAAAGACGATGACCCTCGTTGTGCTGCAAGAAGGTGCCGAATTTAAATTCAACATTGTTTAA
- a CDS encoding 4-alpha-glucanotransferase, protein MRYGDISYFQSGVAVPLFSLYSKQSIGIGEYLDLIPFGRWAAFCNFNIIQLLPVNDTGAESSPYSARSAFALNPVFINVQSVEGSSEYEDEIQQGKLEFQKYGKIDYYNISTWKRFVLRKIFDNRYDDLKKDKILLRWIDNNAWAKPYCVYCTLKAQNDERSWKDWKNYRDPTAKDIEALWKKFAKDNLFQAWMQFEAEKQFSAAVAEVSKMGVRIKGDIPILINEDSADVWADRKYFSLDDRAGAPPDMFSYSGQNWGFPTYRWDVIEKDNFEWWRRRLAQASKFYHAYRIDHVLGFFRIWSIPQQEVTGILGYFNPCVPLTYDKLAAAGFMRETLEYLRRPNYGIDQLREFLGADADRLAPICFTQLEGHPDRLILKSEFSSEKAILGMNEPQEVKDKLLKVYWNRVFVPSGDENNFYPYWYWYNAPVFFTLPDYEQEKLRNLIKENENAQNGLWEANATKLLSVLSQETDMLVCAEDLGAVPPCVPTVLNKLNILSLRIERWARNWNAPYSPYYDMDEYPRMSVCATSCHDTSTLRGLWQEKDFDRDLYWSHAHLSGKAPEEVTPSVARQILAHVYTTNSLFCILPVQDYFALSASLSKCAPEEERVNVPGTVGGKNWCYRMPCSVDELMDYSSLSSDIRMLVDVRKRRPMWKI, encoded by the coding sequence ATGCGTTACGGTGACATTTCATATTTCCAGAGCGGCGTGGCCGTTCCCCTTTTTAGCCTTTATAGCAAGCAGAGCATCGGTATCGGTGAATACCTGGACCTGATTCCCTTTGGCCGCTGGGCCGCTTTTTGCAATTTCAATATTATTCAGCTTTTGCCGGTGAACGACACGGGGGCTGAATCTAGCCCTTACAGTGCACGCAGTGCCTTTGCCTTGAACCCGGTGTTTATCAATGTGCAGTCGGTGGAAGGTTCTTCGGAATACGAAGATGAAATCCAGCAGGGTAAGTTGGAATTCCAGAAGTACGGAAAAATCGACTACTACAATATTTCGACCTGGAAGCGTTTCGTTCTTCGCAAGATTTTTGACAACCGCTACGACGACCTGAAAAAAGACAAGATTCTTTTGCGCTGGATAGACAATAACGCTTGGGCCAAGCCCTACTGTGTCTATTGCACGCTCAAGGCTCAGAACGACGAAAGAAGCTGGAAGGACTGGAAAAACTACCGTGACCCGACAGCGAAGGATATCGAGGCCCTTTGGAAAAAGTTCGCGAAAGACAACCTGTTCCAGGCCTGGATGCAGTTCGAGGCCGAAAAGCAGTTTAGCGCTGCCGTAGCCGAAGTTTCTAAAATGGGTGTCCGCATCAAGGGCGACATTCCGATTCTCATTAACGAAGACAGCGCCGACGTTTGGGCTGACCGCAAGTACTTCTCGCTGGACGACCGTGCGGGTGCTCCTCCTGATATGTTCAGCTACAGCGGCCAGAATTGGGGATTTCCTACGTACCGCTGGGACGTGATCGAAAAAGACAACTTTGAATGGTGGCGCCGCCGCTTGGCTCAGGCAAGCAAGTTCTACCATGCTTACCGTATTGACCATGTGCTGGGCTTCTTCCGCATCTGGTCGATTCCGCAGCAAGAAGTCACGGGCATTCTGGGTTATTTTAACCCGTGCGTGCCGCTCACTTACGACAAGCTCGCTGCCGCTGGCTTTATGCGCGAAACGCTGGAATACCTGCGCCGCCCGAATTACGGCATTGACCAGTTGCGCGAATTCTTGGGCGCTGACGCCGACCGTCTTGCTCCGATTTGCTTTACCCAGCTCGAAGGTCATCCGGACCGCTTGATTCTCAAGTCCGAGTTTAGCTCCGAAAAGGCAATCCTTGGCATGAACGAACCGCAAGAAGTCAAGGACAAGCTGCTCAAGGTTTATTGGAACCGCGTGTTCGTACCCTCGGGCGACGAGAACAATTTCTACCCGTATTGGTACTGGTACAATGCTCCGGTGTTCTTTACCTTGCCGGATTACGAACAGGAAAAGTTGCGTAACCTGATTAAGGAAAACGAAAACGCCCAGAACGGCCTGTGGGAAGCCAACGCTACCAAGCTTCTGTCGGTGCTTTCTCAAGAAACCGATATGTTGGTATGCGCCGAAGACTTGGGTGCCGTACCGCCCTGTGTCCCGACTGTGTTGAACAAGCTCAATATTCTTTCGCTGCGTATTGAACGCTGGGCCCGCAACTGGAATGCTCCCTATTCGCCCTACTACGACATGGACGAATACCCGCGCATGTCCGTGTGCGCCACCAGCTGCCACGATACGTCGACTTTGCGCGGACTGTGGCAAGAAAAAGACTTTGACCGTGACTTGTACTGGTCCCATGCCCACCTGTCGGGCAAGGCTCCCGAAGAAGTTACTCCGTCGGTGGCCCGCCAGATTTTGGCCCACGTGTATACCACCAACAGTCTGTTCTGCATCTTGCCGGTACAGGACTACTTCGCTCTTTCGGCAAGCCTTAGCAAGTGCGCGCCCGAAGAAGAGCGCGTGAATGTGCCGGGTACGGTGGGTGGCAAGAACTGGTGCTACCGTATGCCTTGTTCCGTGGACGAACTGATGGATTACTCGTCGCTTAGCTCCGATATCCGCATGCTCGTGGATGTGCGCAAGCGCCGCCCCATGTGGAAAATCTAA
- a CDS encoding protein translocase subunit SecDF, with protein sequence MNKKKFGMRELIILLVIVLSAYTVWPSIQVHTKKGEEKQTFLKENPKVGAKSINFGLDLAGGTAITLEIDKSNIKGDDIKDIQEQSLEIIRNRVDQYGLSEPQISPSGDDRIVVELAGVDDSTAKALVGSTAKLEFKILAEAEKFTQVVGLIDQYLTRQTTDIVADSAATDSTAKDSTVAKADSAKDTTKTLSDDELLGKAPAAEVAATDSAKDSAAVEAQPASEVGVALSAYYLSFGNGGFIAEENVEKVKKLLATDGVQKLIPRDVAFAFGSGLEPVQRDSKIKAKRLYLLKRRAEMAGDDVVDARPYRVSDGVSAGEVAVSLKFGGIGPKKFSAVTAANIGKQMAIVLDNQVISAPVIRDRIPNGEAQITGLDDMAEANRLSVVLRAGALKAPMKIIESRSVGATLGEENIVQGFGSGAIGLILCLVFMVAYYRLGGLIASFGMVINTLVTAAVMSVFNATLTLPGIAGFILVVGMSLDANVIIYERIREELKNGLTARAAVAKGYERAFGAILDSNLTTVLTGLILYKIGTGSVKGFGLTLTIGILTSLFCAITVTRSILDWKLAKRDATTLSIGGGFKAINEANLQIIPNRRRFGLISMILIVASIAFIAIKGFDFSIDFTGGQVYTVQYQDSDKHEKDLSKALSAAGISGTKVRTLGGTSANSYQISMRASDDAQFELKMAQAFEKAGQKCEIVAKDNVGPTIGKELRFNAILSVILAWLGILIYVWFRFGKFGLGFGVAAVLGLVHDTVITLGFISAFGLSFDGALIASLLTMIGYSVNDTIVNFDRIRENTAVYGSSNFAETINKSLNQCFSRTMVTSLTTLFVCVILAVMGGSSIRDFGLVQCFGILVGTYSSVCICSPIVLWWSKRFKKGV encoded by the coding sequence ATGAATAAGAAAAAATTCGGCATGCGAGAACTCATTATTCTCCTCGTCATTGTTTTGTCGGCCTACACGGTATGGCCTTCTATCCAGGTTCACACCAAGAAGGGCGAAGAAAAGCAGACCTTCCTCAAGGAAAACCCGAAGGTGGGCGCAAAGTCCATCAACTTCGGCTTGGACCTTGCCGGCGGTACGGCCATTACGCTCGAAATCGACAAGTCGAACATCAAGGGCGACGATATCAAGGACATTCAGGAACAGTCCCTCGAAATCATCCGTAACCGCGTTGACCAGTACGGTCTTTCTGAACCGCAGATTTCCCCGTCCGGCGACGACCGAATCGTGGTTGAACTGGCAGGCGTGGATGACTCCACTGCAAAGGCTCTCGTGGGTTCGACCGCTAAGCTCGAATTCAAGATTCTGGCCGAAGCTGAAAAGTTTACCCAGGTGGTCGGCCTCATTGACCAGTACCTGACCCGCCAGACGACCGACATCGTGGCTGACTCCGCCGCTACGGATTCCACTGCCAAGGATTCTACGGTCGCCAAGGCTGATTCCGCCAAGGATACGACCAAGACCCTTTCCGATGACGAATTGCTCGGTAAGGCTCCGGCAGCCGAAGTGGCCGCAACCGATTCCGCCAAGGATTCTGCCGCAGTCGAGGCTCAACCGGCATCTGAAGTCGGCGTTGCTCTTAGCGCTTACTACCTGAGCTTTGGTAACGGCGGCTTTATCGCCGAAGAAAATGTGGAAAAGGTGAAGAAGCTCCTCGCAACCGACGGTGTGCAGAAGCTGATTCCGCGAGATGTCGCTTTCGCTTTCGGCAGCGGTCTCGAACCGGTGCAGCGTGATTCCAAGATCAAGGCCAAGCGCCTTTACTTGCTCAAGCGCCGTGCCGAAATGGCCGGTGACGATGTGGTCGATGCTCGCCCCTACCGCGTGTCTGACGGTGTGAGCGCCGGTGAAGTGGCCGTGAGCCTCAAGTTCGGTGGCATTGGTCCCAAGAAGTTCTCTGCTGTGACTGCCGCCAACATCGGCAAGCAGATGGCTATCGTGCTCGACAACCAGGTGATTTCTGCTCCGGTGATCCGCGACCGTATCCCGAACGGCGAAGCCCAGATTACGGGTCTCGACGACATGGCCGAAGCTAACCGCCTCTCCGTGGTGCTTCGCGCCGGTGCCCTCAAGGCTCCGATGAAGATTATTGAAAGCCGCAGCGTGGGTGCAACCCTCGGTGAAGAAAACATTGTGCAGGGTTTCGGTTCCGGTGCTATCGGCCTTATCCTCTGCTTGGTGTTCATGGTTGCCTACTACCGCCTCGGTGGTCTTATCGCTAGCTTTGGTATGGTGATCAACACCTTGGTGACCGCCGCCGTGATGTCTGTGTTTAACGCTACGTTGACCTTGCCGGGTATCGCAGGCTTCATCCTCGTGGTCGGTATGTCTCTCGACGCCAACGTGATTATTTACGAACGTATCCGTGAAGAACTCAAGAACGGCCTGACCGCCCGCGCCGCCGTGGCCAAGGGTTACGAACGCGCCTTCGGTGCCATCTTGGACTCCAACTTGACCACCGTGCTTACCGGCCTTATCCTTTATAAGATTGGTACCGGTTCCGTGAAGGGTTTCGGTCTTACGCTTACGATCGGTATTTTGACTTCCTTGTTCTGCGCTATCACGGTGACCCGCTCCATCTTGGATTGGAAGCTTGCCAAGCGCGACGCTACGACCCTTTCTATCGGTGGCGGCTTCAAGGCTATCAACGAAGCTAACCTCCAGATCATTCCGAACCGCCGTCGTTTCGGTCTCATTTCCATGATCCTGATTGTTGCCTCTATCGCCTTCATCGCCATCAAGGGCTTTGACTTCAGCATCGACTTCACTGGTGGCCAGGTTTATACCGTGCAGTACCAGGATAGCGATAAGCATGAAAAGGACTTGAGCAAGGCTTTGTCTGCTGCCGGTATTTCTGGCACGAAGGTCCGTACGCTCGGTGGTACTTCTGCTAACTCTTACCAGATTAGCATGCGCGCCTCTGATGACGCCCAGTTCGAACTCAAGATGGCTCAGGCCTTCGAAAAGGCCGGTCAGAAGTGCGAAATCGTCGCTAAGGACAATGTGGGTCCGACCATCGGTAAGGAACTCCGCTTTAACGCAATCCTTTCTGTGATTCTCGCATGGCTCGGCATTTTGATTTACGTGTGGTTCCGCTTCGGTAAGTTCGGTCTCGGCTTCGGTGTCGCGGCCGTGCTCGGCCTGGTACACGATACCGTGATTACGCTTGGCTTCATCTCCGCCTTCGGTCTTTCCTTTGATGGCGCCTTGATTGCCTCGCTCCTCACCATGATCGGTTACTCTGTGAACGACACCATCGTGAACTTCGACCGTATTCGTGAAAACACTGCCGTGTATGGTTCCAGCAACTTCGCCGAAACCATCAACAAGTCCCTGAACCAGTGCTTCAGCCGTACCATGGTGACCTCTCTCACGACTTTGTTCGTGTGCGTGATCCTCGCCGTGATGGGTGGTTCTTCCATTCGCGACTTCGGCTTGGTGCAGTGCTTCGGTATCCTTGTCGGTACCTACTCCTCCGTGTGCATCTGCTCTCCGATCGTTCTGTGGTGGAGCAAGCGCTTCAAGAAGGGTGTGTAG
- a CDS encoding lysophospholipid acyltransferase family protein, whose translation MTKPPFKVRFKAFLVTLWIKSLRVRLKTPESFAPGILGVWHQDLLASAAAFKNWGVHTLVSESSDGDLFATIVQNLGYSVTRGSSTHGATNVRHLLIPLREGRFVGMALDGPRGPAGVVKKGSLWLSKSSNTPLWQISAKYGAHIILKTWDKFVLPLPLTRIDIEIKLSL comes from the coding sequence ATGACTAAACCGCCGTTCAAGGTCAGGTTCAAGGCATTTCTTGTAACCCTCTGGATTAAAAGCCTGCGCGTAAGGCTAAAAACGCCCGAATCATTTGCGCCGGGAATCCTTGGGGTATGGCATCAAGATCTACTCGCGAGTGCCGCCGCCTTTAAAAACTGGGGCGTGCACACGCTCGTTTCGGAATCAAGCGACGGCGACCTTTTCGCGACCATCGTCCAAAATCTCGGCTACAGTGTCACACGCGGCTCTAGCACCCACGGCGCCACCAACGTGCGCCACTTGCTTATACCGCTCCGCGAAGGCCGCTTTGTAGGCATGGCACTAGACGGCCCTCGCGGACCGGCAGGCGTAGTCAAAAAAGGCTCGCTCTGGCTTTCCAAATCAAGCAACACTCCCCTATGGCAAATCAGCGCCAAGTACGGCGCGCACATCATACTAAAAACATGGGATAAATTCGTCTTGCCCCTGCCGCTGACACGTATTGACATCGAAATTAAATTATCTTTGTGA
- a CDS encoding TIGR02147 family protein has translation MKDIVEYTDYRKYIQDYYEEQKRCSAFSWREFARAAGFSSAVYLKYICEGKRNLSLGSAGSVANAMGLAGFECTYFVLMVSYAHAKNDAAKRDAFEKRCALANAHKVHVLGNEEFDYYKSWKNPVLRELAPHMPGAKPLEMAHACEQPITAAEVTETLNFLVKANLLKKDRDGNYRQTEKSVSMGATDAVSVAAKDLQRQMGEFALKALDLPLSERDMSGVVLGLTQHAYERIKKEIVDFRRRVVAIATEDDETERVYRLNVQLFPMSDRLKKDKDFKGAEQNEK, from the coding sequence GTGAAAGATATTGTTGAGTATACGGATTACCGCAAGTATATCCAGGATTACTATGAGGAACAAAAGCGTTGTTCCGCCTTTTCCTGGAGAGAGTTTGCGAGGGCTGCGGGGTTCTCGTCGGCTGTATACCTGAAGTATATTTGCGAAGGAAAACGAAATCTGAGTTTAGGGTCCGCCGGATCGGTGGCGAACGCCATGGGACTCGCCGGATTTGAATGCACCTATTTTGTTTTAATGGTCTCGTATGCCCATGCGAAGAATGACGCTGCAAAACGCGATGCCTTCGAAAAGCGCTGTGCCTTGGCGAATGCACATAAGGTGCATGTGCTTGGAAATGAGGAATTTGATTATTATAAGTCTTGGAAAAATCCGGTGCTACGCGAATTGGCTCCGCATATGCCCGGTGCAAAACCGCTAGAGATGGCCCATGCCTGCGAACAGCCGATTACCGCGGCAGAGGTAACTGAAACTTTGAATTTCTTGGTGAAGGCGAATCTCTTGAAAAAAGACCGGGACGGCAATTATCGTCAGACGGAAAAGTCCGTGTCGATGGGAGCGACTGATGCAGTCTCCGTGGCAGCAAAAGACTTGCAACGACAAATGGGTGAGTTTGCGCTCAAGGCGCTGGATTTGCCTCTTTCGGAACGAGACATGTCTGGCGTGGTCTTGGGACTTACGCAGCATGCCTATGAACGGATTAAAAAAGAGATTGTCGACTTCCGCCGTCGAGTGGTCGCGATTGCTACCGAAGATGATGAAACAGAACGGGTGTATCGCCTGAATGTGCAACTGTTCCCGATGAGCGACCGTTTGAAAAAGGACAAGGATTTTAAAGGAGCTGAACAAAATGAGAAATAG
- the rpsR gene encoding 30S ribosomal protein S18 has product MAFEDKKQATRIRRKKTCWFTENNIKFIDYKDEKTLRRFISERGKIIPRRISGTSAKYQRMLNEAIKRARQMAILPFVSDSLR; this is encoded by the coding sequence TTTGAAGATAAGAAGCAGGCAACCCGTATCCGCCGCAAGAAGACTTGCTGGTTCACGGAAAACAACATCAAGTTCATTGACTATAAGGACGAAAAGACTCTTCGTCGCTTTATCTCTGAACGTGGTAAGATCATTCCTCGCCGCATTTCTGGCACCTCCGCCAAGTATCAGCGTATGCTGAACGAAGCTATCAAGCGTGCCCGTCAGATGGCTATTCTCCCGTTCGTTTCGGACAGTCTGCGCTAA